In Deltaproteobacteria bacterium, the genomic stretch GCAGCTTCCTCCAGGCGGTACCGCTGGTCGAGCTCGCCGCCGACGTTCCCCGCGACGTCGCCTTCAAGTCCGGCGGCAAGGACCTGGTGCTGCACGCCGGCAACGGGCTGCAGGCGGATCTGGTGCTCGGGCCATCGGCGCACAAGGAGCGCGGCACCGTGAAAGATGCAGGGCTCGTGTTCGTCGGTTACGGGATCACCGCGCCCGAGTACGGCTGGGACGACTACAAGGACGTGGACGTCCGCGGAAAGGTCGTGGTGGTGATGAACTTCAATCCACCCTTCCAGGGACCGGGCGTGCGCCTCTGGTACGGACGCTGGGATTACAAGTACGTCAACGCGGCGAAGCACGGAGCGGCGGGCGCGCTGGTGATCCACACCACCCCCAGCGCCGGCTATCCCTGGCAGGTGGTGGTCACGTCGTGGAGCACCCCTCGACAGGATCTTCCTCCCGCGCCGGACGAGAAATTCATGGAGTTCCGTGGCTGGATCGTGGAGCCCGCAGCGATCCGGCTGGCGCAGCTCGGCGGAAACGACCTCGACACGCTTCGCAAGTCGGCCGAGAGCAGGGACTTCCGTCCCGTCCCGTTGGCCTCGACGATGTCGCTCGATCTGCCCGTATCGCTGAAGATGATCCGCAGCGACAACGTGGTCGGCATGCTGCCGGGGACGGATCCGGCGCTCCGGGGCGAGGCGGTGCTCTACACCGCGCACCACGACCATCTCGGGCGGGTCCAGCCCATTCCGCCGGCGACCGACGGCATCTACAACGGTGCGCTCGACAATGCATCGGGATGCGCGACGGTGCTTGCCATCGCGCGCGCGATGACGTTCGCGCCGCCGAAGCGGTCCGTGATCGTCGCCTTCGTCACCGCGGAGGAACAGAACCTGCTCGGGTCGAGGTGGCTCGCGCAGCATCCGCCCGTCCCTGCCAACCGCATCGCCGCCGACATCAATCTCGACAGCGTCAACCGCTGGGGACGCACCACCGATCTGGGCGTGATGGGGCTCGGCAAGTCGACCGCCGACGACGTCGTCCGCAAGGTCGCTGCGGATCAGGGCCGGACGGTGCACGGCGACCCGCACCCCGACCGGGGTGCGTTCTACCGATCGGACATGTTCTCGATGGCGCACGCAGGCGTGCCGCCGGTGGCAGTCAAAGGCGGGCCCGATTACGTCGGGCGGGCGAAAGGCTGGGGCGACGAACAGGCGCTGGACTACGAGCGCCACCACTACCATCAGCCCTCCGACGAGTACCACGGCGACTGGGACCTCTCCGGCGCGGTCCAGGACGCGCAGTTGCAGCTGATCGTCGGGCTCCGGATCGCCAACGCCGCGAGAATGCCCACCTGGACACCGGGCGACGAGTTCGAGGCGGCGCGCAAGTCCGCCTCCCGGTGAAATGGACCCGCGCGCGCGTCGCGCTGGTGGCCGTCGCGGCGGCCTCCGCGCTGGCGATGCTTCATGTCGGGCTGTTCCAAATCGGGTGGCTGGCGCGCCTCGCCTGCCCGGGCTTCGGCAGCGGCTGCGAATCGGTCGCGCTCGCGCCGTTCAGCCGGCCCTACGGGATCGCCGACGGCCTGCTCGGGGCGGCGGTCTGCGGCGTCCTCTGTGCGCTGGCGATCGTGCGGCGACCTGAAGCCGCCGCGGCGCTGATCGGCGTTTCCGCGGTCTGGGTCATCCTCAACGTCTTGAGCCTGGCCGAGATGCAGAAGCTCGGAGCCTTCTGCTTCTGGTGCACGCTGGCCGCCGTCCTCTCGGTCCCCTTGCTGGCGCTGGCGATGATCAGCGGGCGCGAGCTTCAGGGCTCCTGAGGCGCGTTTCCCGGCACGTCGGCTTCGATGAAGACGCGAAGCAGGTCGGAGTCGAGCTCGCCGCGCTTCGCCTCGTCGAGCAGGATGTCGTAGGCCTTCTCCTTTGGCACGGCACGCTTGTACGGACGATCGCTGGCGGTGAGCGCGTCGTAGATGTCGCTGATGGTCATCATCCGGGTGGGAAGCGCGATCTCCGGTTCCTTCAGCGACCGCGGATAGCCTTGGCCGGTGAGCTTCTCGTGGTGGCCGTAGGCGATGTCCGGCACGCGCTTCAGCGTCCGCGTCCAGGGAATCTGGGTGAGGAACCGGTAGGTGTGCGTCACGTGCGACTCGATCTCCCGCCGCTCGTCCTCCGTCAGCGAGCCTTTGCGGATGGAGAGCTTGATGACCTCGTTCTCGGAGAGGAATGGGCGATGCTCTCCCGAGAACGGCCCCTTGAACGTGCTGCGGGCGATGTCGTGCAGCCGGTCGAAGGTGCCTTCGGGAAGCACGGTGGGCCGGTTGCAGGAGACCACGAACTCGAACATTCCGGAGAGCTCGCGCTTGCGCTCCGCGAGCCTGGCTTCGACGTCGGCCATGCGGTGCCGCGCCTCTTCCGCGGGCGAGCGGAGCAGGAGCTGCACCTTGTCGCGCTCCGCCTGCAGCTCCTCCTGCACGTAGATGGTCTCGAACCGGCCTCGCAGGTTCTCCAGCTCGAGCGGCTCGAGCTTGTTCGCCTTCACCAGCACGTTCTCGCGCACGCCGACCTTGCCGAAGTCGTGGAGCATCGCCGCGTAGCGAAGCTCCTGGCGCTCCTGCGCCGTCAGCGACGAGCCCGTCCAGCGGCCCGCGGTCTTGCCCGCGCGCGGCAGCATGTCGCCCAGCCCCACCGAGAGCCGCGCCACGCGTCCCGAGTGGCCGGCGGTGGTCGGGTCCCGCGCCTCGATGGCGACGACGCTGGCCCGGACGAATCCTTCGAACAGCTGCTCGATCTCGTGGTGCAGCAGGGCGTTGTTGACGGCGGCCGCGGCCTGGCCGCCGAGAGCGAAGAGCAGCTCTTCGTCCTCGTCGGTGAAGGCCTTGCCGTCGAGCTTGTTGAGCGCCTGGAGGACGCCGACCACGTCGCCCTCGACAGAGCGCATCGGCACGCAGAGGATGTTGCGGGTCTTGTAGCCGGTCTGCTTGTCGACGTTCTGGTTGAAGCGGGGGTCCTTGTAAGCGTCTGGGATGTTGATCGCGGCGTTCGTCGTCGCCACCGCGCCGGCGATGCCGCGATCGATCGGGATGCGGATCTCCTTCGTCCCGATGCCCTGGGCGACCTTGGTCCACAGCTCGCCGCGCTCGCGGTCGACGAGGAAGAGCGAGCAGCGGTCCGCTTCCACCACCCGCGCGGCGGCGTGGACGATCAGCTTCAGCAGTCTGTCGAGATCGCGCTCGGCAACGAGCGCCTTGGCTACGTCGAGGATGCCGCCGAGCTTCTCGACGCGCTGCTGGAGCCGGTTCACCGGGCGAGCATAGCATCCGCTCCCTTGGCGGGGTATGTGCTCCTCGTCACTCCGATGTGAGCAAGCGGCGGGCCTCGTCCCACCTCTCCGGCTCGACGTACAACCGCGCGAGCGTGGCCGCTTCCGCGTAGCGTTCGTAGAGCGGCGTGTAGTCGCCGATCGGCACCTCGCCCCTCGGTGACTTCACCCACAGCGTGGCTTCCTTCCCGTAGTGCGAAAGCACGCCGCGGCTGACCGTGACGAAGCCGTTCACGCCCGATTCCTCCAGCCGCTGCTGCATCCCATGGAGCGTCCGCGCGTCCTCGCCGGCGGCGTTCTCCATCAGCACGCGATATCCCTGGCGGCGCACGATGCGCCGGGCCCAGGGATTCTGCGACGAGCGCAGCGCCCCGAGCAGCGCGACGTCGTCGTGCAGCAGGTACTCGTCCGGATCGGCGGGCAGCGCGTACTCGCCGCTCTCGCACCAACGCTGGAGCAGGACCTCGTATCCGACCGAGGTGGAATGGAAGTACACGGAGAGAAACATGTGGTAGCGCGAGAGGAGGAAGTCCTCGAACGCGAACACCGCGCGATGCAGGAGCGCCAGGTAGACGCGCCCCTCGCGCTCCACCGCGGCGAGGTTCTGGACGATCCAGTCCGCGTCGAACTTGCCGTAGTTGACGCCGGTGAAGAACGAATCGCGCTGCAGGTAATCCATGCGATCGGCGTCCAGCTCGCCGGAGACGATCTGGCGGAGGATGGGCAGCAGATCGTGGCCGCCGCTTCGATACGGATAGGCGCCCGGAGACGCTCTTCCGCAGATCAGTCCGGCGACGTGCTCCGGCTCGATGCCGCGGGAGGAGAAGCGCCGCCGGATCTCGGCCGAGAGCGCGGAGTCGAGCAGCAGCTTGAGCGTGTAGTCCTCGTGACCCGCGCGGCGATCGCCGGGCTCCCGCGCCCAGGCGGGCACGTTGAGGTCGCCGATCGGCGGCATGATCGCCTCGGTGGCGTGCGACAGCGGCGGGTGGCCGAGGTCGTGGAAGAGGACCGCGAGCCGCAACGTCTGCCGGAAACGGTCGCGATCGGCGGGCTCGAGCTGGAGTTGCGGCGCGAGCGCATCGAACAGCTTGGTGGCCATCGCCATCGCGCCGAGCCCGTGGGCGTAGCGCGTGTGCGTCGCACCGGGGAACGCGAGGTCGGCGAACCCGAGCTGCTTCACGTTGCGCAGCCGCTGGTACTGCGGGCTGTCGATCAGCGCGCGCTCGTCGGCGGTGAGCTCGATGGCGCCGTGGATGGGATCGCGGATGTGCATTCAGAAGGGCATTCCCCAGGAGAGGGCGAGCGGCGAGTTCTTCGGATCGGTGACGAACGCAAAGGCCTCGATGAGGAAATCGTACCAGAAGTGGATCGCGACGGAGGGCGCAAGACTGTAATCGTTCCAGCGGTAGGCGAGCCCCAGGTAGCCGCCGAGAAGCGTGATGAACGGCAAGCCGACGGCCAGGTACGTGAGGCGCTGGCCGCGGTCGAGAAACAGGACGTTCGAGCCGTGCGCCGCACCGAAGACGAGAGATGCGTATGCCCACGCCCGCGTCTCGTCCAGCGACCGGGCCCAGCTGGACTGCAGGGCGCCCCGGAACGCCATCTCCTCGGCGACGGCGACGTGCTCGAACAGGCCCACGCCCACGGCAGCCGCCAGCGGATATCCGACGGCGCTGTTCATCTCGCGACCGAAGATGACCGGCCGCTTTCCGGCGTTACTCGTGTCGATCCCGTGGTCGACGATGGCGGAGACGAGGATGCCGGCCGCGAGCGATCCCGCGATGCCGGCCCAGACGGACGACCTGGAGAGCACTTCGAAGGAGAAGGGAGCGCGCGCCAGCTCGGCGAGGGACTCCTGGGGAACGTACGACAACCGCGCCGCGCGCTGCTCTTCCAGCGCCACGTCGATCACCGACAGCGTCCAGAGATCGCCGAGGGCGATCAGCGGGACGCCGGCCGCCGACGAGCTGAAACCGTTCGCGGCTCCGCCGGCGACCGCAGCACCCAGCTCGGCGACACCCAGCGATGCGAGCACCGTGCCTTCGGTCTTCCGACCCCTGCACATCTGCAGGACTCCGGGGACGAACAGGCCGGCGTTGACCGGGCAGTTGGCGACCCGTTGCTGCGATTCGAGCTCGCGTGCGCTGGGCGGGGCGTCGGGCGCGCGCCGCGCCTGATGCATCACCGGTGCGCACGCGGCGCAGGCAAGCGCCATGGGCAGAGCCCGCGTTCTCAGGCACCCGCCTCGAGGCGGGCTTCGTCGTCGGGCAGGCCCTGGTAGCGGTCGCGCGGATACGTGCCGAACACCCGGTCCCAGAGGGGCGTCGTGATGCCGTAGCGCCGGTCGGGCGTCTGGAAGTGGTGGACCAGGTGATATCGGCGCAGCCACTTGCCTGCGGCCGTGGTGGGCGCCGCGTGATGGAGATAATAGTGCGTGAGGTCGTACCAGAGGTACCCGACCACCAACCCGGCGAACCAGGGATATTCGAGCGGCCCCATCCAGCGGAAGGCGACCCAGGCGACTGCCGCGATCACCGCCGTGACCGTCGGCGGCATCACCAGGCGGTCGCGGTCCCAAGGGTAGTCGTGATGGATGCCATGGATGAGGAAGGAAGCGTCGCGCTGTAGCTCCGAGCCGGGATGCGGCTCGAAATGGAATACCCAGCGGTGCAGGAGGTATTCGAGCAGCGTCCAGGAGAAGAGGCCCAAGGCCGCCCAGGCAACGATGGCGAGCCCACCGGAATGCGCGGAGGCGCGATACAACATGTAGAGCGTGAACGGGCCCCAGATGGCTACCACGTGCCAGGGACGGACGCGCGACAGATACTTCTCCACCCACGGGACGCTGAACATCAGCGGACTGCCGCGGCGCGGGCGAGCGAGCTTCGGATGCGGCGCGAGGTAGAACATCGGTCCCCGGTCTAAGGGATCATGCAGGTTCGTGCAAGGGAGTCGATCGAGTGACCAGCGTCCGGCCGGCAGCCTCCGTAGTCCTCGTCCGCGAGGGCGGAGACGTGCTTTGGGTCCGCCGCGGCGACCAGCTCAAGTTTGCCGGCGGCTTCTACGCTTTTCCAGGCGGGCGCGTGGACGTCCAGGATTCCGGCGTGCCCGTGGACGGTGGGGAAGCCCTCGGCGCCGCGGAGGCTCCCTGCGTGGTCGCCGCCGCGCGCGAGCTGTTCGAGGAGACCGGCGTGCTCGCCGTGCCCGGCGCCGCGGCCGTCTCCGCCGGGGAGCGGCGGACGATGCGGGAGGCGCTGCTGCACCGGCCCGCTCCAGGGGAGAAGGCGGCGTCTTTCGGCGAGTTCCTCGAGCGCCACCGGCTCCGCGTCGACGCGCGCTGGTACTCGCCCGCGGGCCGCTGGGTGACGCCGCAGGCGATGCCGATCCGCTTCGACGCCCGCTTCTA encodes the following:
- a CDS encoding M28 family peptidase; its protein translation is MTLAVLSLLLALSPAERAASSRITANEISAHLRFLSDDQLEGRKPGSAGDELAIKYLASQLEAMGYQPAGDKGSFLQAVPLVELAADVPRDVAFKSGGKDLVLHAGNGLQADLVLGPSAHKERGTVKDAGLVFVGYGITAPEYGWDDYKDVDVRGKVVVVMNFNPPFQGPGVRLWYGRWDYKYVNAAKHGAAGALVIHTTPSAGYPWQVVVTSWSTPRQDLPPAPDEKFMEFRGWIVEPAAIRLAQLGGNDLDTLRKSAESRDFRPVPLASTMSLDLPVSLKMIRSDNVVGMLPGTDPALRGEAVLYTAHHDHLGRVQPIPPATDGIYNGALDNASGCATVLAIARAMTFAPPKRSVIVAFVTAEEQNLLGSRWLAQHPPVPANRIAADINLDSVNRWGRTTDLGVMGLGKSTADDVVRKVAADQGRTVHGDPHPDRGAFYRSDMFSMAHAGVPPVAVKGGPDYVGRAKGWGDEQALDYERHHYHQPSDEYHGDWDLSGAVQDAQLQLIVGLRIANAARMPTWTPGDEFEAARKSASR
- a CDS encoding GAF domain-containing protein, which codes for MPRQGSGCYARPVNRLQQRVEKLGGILDVAKALVAERDLDRLLKLIVHAAARVVEADRCSLFLVDRERGELWTKVAQGIGTKEIRIPIDRGIAGAVATTNAAINIPDAYKDPRFNQNVDKQTGYKTRNILCVPMRSVEGDVVGVLQALNKLDGKAFTDEDEELLFALGGQAAAAVNNALLHHEIEQLFEGFVRASVVAIEARDPTTAGHSGRVARLSVGLGDMLPRAGKTAGRWTGSSLTAQERQELRYAAMLHDFGKVGVRENVLVKANKLEPLELENLRGRFETIYVQEELQAERDKVQLLLRSPAEEARHRMADVEARLAERKRELSGMFEFVVSCNRPTVLPEGTFDRLHDIARSTFKGPFSGEHRPFLSENEVIKLSIRKGSLTEDERREIESHVTHTYRFLTQIPWTRTLKRVPDIAYGHHEKLTGQGYPRSLKEPEIALPTRMMTISDIYDALTASDRPYKRAVPKEKAYDILLDEAKRGELDSDLLRVFIEADVPGNAPQEP
- a CDS encoding HD domain-containing protein, encoding MHIRDPIHGAIELTADERALIDSPQYQRLRNVKQLGFADLAFPGATHTRYAHGLGAMAMATKLFDALAPQLQLEPADRDRFRQTLRLAVLFHDLGHPPLSHATEAIMPPIGDLNVPAWAREPGDRRAGHEDYTLKLLLDSALSAEIRRRFSSRGIEPEHVAGLICGRASPGAYPYRSGGHDLLPILRQIVSGELDADRMDYLQRDSFFTGVNYGKFDADWIVQNLAAVEREGRVYLALLHRAVFAFEDFLLSRYHMFLSVYFHSTSVGYEVLLQRWCESGEYALPADPDEYLLHDDVALLGALRSSQNPWARRIVRRQGYRVLMENAAGEDARTLHGMQQRLEESGVNGFVTVSRGVLSHYGKEATLWVKSPRGEVPIGDYTPLYERYAEAATLARLYVEPERWDEARRLLTSE
- a CDS encoding CPBP family intramembrane metalloprotease, which gives rise to MALACAACAPVMHQARRAPDAPPSARELESQQRVANCPVNAGLFVPGVLQMCRGRKTEGTVLASLGVAELGAAVAGGAANGFSSSAAGVPLIALGDLWTLSVIDVALEEQRAARLSYVPQESLAELARAPFSFEVLSRSSVWAGIAGSLAAGILVSAIVDHGIDTSNAGKRPVIFGREMNSAVGYPLAAAVGVGLFEHVAVAEEMAFRGALQSSWARSLDETRAWAYASLVFGAAHGSNVLFLDRGQRLTYLAVGLPFITLLGGYLGLAYRWNDYSLAPSVAIHFWYDFLIEAFAFVTDPKNSPLALSWGMPF
- a CDS encoding fatty acid hydroxylase — protein: MFYLAPHPKLARPRRGSPLMFSVPWVEKYLSRVRPWHVVAIWGPFTLYMLYRASAHSGGLAIVAWAALGLFSWTLLEYLLHRWVFHFEPHPGSELQRDASFLIHGIHHDYPWDRDRLVMPPTVTAVIAAVAWVAFRWMGPLEYPWFAGLVVGYLWYDLTHYYLHHAAPTTAAGKWLRRYHLVHHFQTPDRRYGITTPLWDRVFGTYPRDRYQGLPDDEARLEAGA